The Rhodothermus profundi genome segment GTAGCCAGCGTCAGGTGTCCCTCATGCTTTTCTAGCTCCTCCGCTACGGCATCGTAGTCAGACGGGTCTACCACAACCGCGGTAAAGAAGAAGTTTTTAGCGGCTGCGCGGATGAGGGTGGGGCCGCCAATGTCAATATTTTCGGCAGCCAGCGCCTCATCCTCAGGCTTCTGGGCAATGGCCTGTTCGAAGGGATACAGGGTAACGACCACAAGGTCGATCGGGGCAATGCCATGCTGCTGGAGTTGGTCCAGATCGTCCGGTACGTTGCGGCGCGCCAGTAGACCGCCGTGGATAGCCGGATGCAACGTTTTGACGCGGCCATCCAGGATTTCCGGGAAGCCGGTCAATTCGGAAACGTCGCGAACGGTCAGGCCTGCTTTGCGCAGCGCCCGGGCTGTGCCGCCCGTAGAGACCAGTTCGATGCCCAGCCTGACCAGACGGTGCGCAAAGGGGACCAATCCATTTTTGTCCGATACCGATAGTAGCGCTCGGCGTACAGGCTGCAGATCTGGAGGAGGCTCGTGGGTGCGTGGTTGATGCAGCATAGCTTATGGCGTGCGATTTTCGGAGGGTTCAGGTAGGATACGAACGCGCCGCCCCTCTACCCGGACACGACCTTCGGCAAACAGCCGCAGCGCCTCGGGGTAGAGACGGTGCTCCACCGCCAGCACGCGAGCCGCCAGCGTCTCCGGCGTGTCGTCGGGCAGGACCGGCACGGGCTCCTGCAGCACAATCGGACCGTGGTCGTACTCTTCATCCACTAAATGGACGGTTGCGCCGGTCCAGCGCACGCCGTAGTTCAGGACTGCCTCATGGACGCGGCGGCCATACATGCCTGGACCGCCAAAGGCTGGCAGCAGGGAGGGATGAATATTCAAAATGCGGTTGCGATAGGCTGCTACCACGTTATCTGGAATCTTTTTCAGGTAGCCGGCCAGCGCCACCAGGCCAACGTCGTGGGCGCGAAGCACGTTAAGCAAGGCTTCTCCGAAGGCCTCCGGGGAAGGATAGTCCCGCGGAGCAAGCACAGCCGTAGGAATGCCCTGCTGCTGCGCGCGCTCCAGTGCGCCGGCTGTCGGACGATCACTGACGCACAGCACCACCTGGGCAGGCAGATGGCCGGCCTGGGTGGCATCTAGGATGGCCTGGAAGTTGGTTCCGCTCCCCGAGGCAAAGACGGCCAGGCGTAGGGGAGGGCGCGTTGATGGTTGGGGCATAGCGTGTGGGCGATGGTTGCCGCCGCAAGTATAGCGTTTTCAAGGGGAGCTTGTTGAAAAATTTTTACGGAAAAGATTCAGGGGACAGACCGGCTGCTCGGACGACGGGTTCCAGCAACGATAGCTGCACGCCCGCTTCACCGGCAATCAGCCGGGCGCGCACGCCAATAGGCAGGGTATTTTTGGACAGCACGTGTCCGTACGGAAAGTCGGTCACTACAGGATACGAGGCCCTGCCAAGATAGTCGTGCAGTACGTCCTGGAGCGTAAGCGATGGCGCAGAAGCGGCTGGTGCGCACTCTGTAAAGTAGCCCAGTATCAGACCGGCCAGCCTGTCGAGTACGCCAGCCAGGTGCAGTTGGGCAAGCATGCCGTCGATGCGATAGGGCGCTTCGCCAACGTCCTCCAGAAAGAGGATGGCACCGTTCAGGTCGGGCAGATAGGGGGTTCCGATCAGGCGCACGAGCACCGAAAGGGTGCCTCCTATCAAGAGTCCCTCAGCCTCGCCAGGACGCAGCACGTGGGGGGATGCATTGCCAACGAAGGAGAGTGGATGTGGCGCAGCGCCTTGCGCCATTTCCC includes the following:
- the purN gene encoding phosphoribosylglycinamide formyltransferase, with product MPQPSTRPPLRLAVFASGSGTNFQAILDATQAGHLPAQVVLCVSDRPTAGALERAQQQGIPTAVLAPRDYPSPEAFGEALLNVLRAHDVGLVALAGYLKKIPDNVVAAYRNRILNIHPSLLPAFGGPGMYGRRVHEAVLNYGVRWTGATVHLVDEEYDHGPIVLQEPVPVLPDDTPETLAARVLAVEHRLYPEALRLFAEGRVRVEGRRVRILPEPSENRTP
- a CDS encoding S66 peptidase family protein → MAVVRHYPPPLRPGDRVAVIAPASPPDPEKLEAGIRRLEAAGLTVERGQTLALQRGYLAGDDQMRAKELNHYLQRTDIRAIFCARGGYGCLRLLPLLDYEAATRTPKLLIGYSDITALHLALLRRAHVPGLSGPMVATDWPLLDRETEQRFWEMAQGAAPHPLSFVGNASPHVLRPGEAEGLLIGGTLSVLVRLIGTPYLPDLNGAILFLEDVGEAPYRIDGMLAQLHLAGVLDRLAGLILGYFTECAPAASAPSLTLQDVLHDYLGRASYPVVTDFPYGHVLSKNTLPIGVRARLIAGEAGVQLSLLEPVVRAAGLSPESFP